In Dunckerocampus dactyliophorus isolate RoL2022-P2 chromosome 21, RoL_Ddac_1.1, whole genome shotgun sequence, the sequence CCtccataataaagatgtttaaATGATTCTCTGATCGGaatctttccatggtgtcccaagtgtaaaatataagatatttttcATTAACAAACTTATCTGTGAACAATTTAATACTTATCGCATCGACGCCATCGATATTTGTATCGAAATTGGGGCACCAACTCTCACTGAATGGAATCGACTCTTCCAGCTCTTCTGATACACCACGAGACAGCAGTCATTTGAAGATTCTCGGACTAGCTTAGCTTGTTAGCTGCTAAAGAGACGCGGAAGTTATCAACACATCGCTTCGCAGACATGAAGTATGAGTGTAACgtgttgtgattgtgtgaaaataTGTAAAGTACAAATGCTATGAGAGCGTACGTGAATCCGCGACTAACTGCGGCTGTTGATGAAATATTTGTAGTGACGAAGCCATCGCCATCTTGTGTCAGGAGGCACTGTTGAAGCTTCATGTGCACACGAAACCACCCACTGGCCAGGTGTATAATCACAGGCAGCTGTATTTTAACCACCTAATGTGTGAGGCATTGAGTTTTTTAGTCTGTTATAGCTTCTGGTGGTGACTAtgaattacaaaaatatgacaatcaATTCTCTACACGGATTTTCAAATACGTGTATAATATATTTGTAATGTATTGTGACCAGTAGGTGGTGGTAATGCACCTAATACCTGTAGCTGGTCTGGTCTTAACACGATTCCCCTGGTTAATATAAGGAATCAAGAGGACTGCATGAACGAATTATGTTTAATCAGTCTTGTACTGTAAATATCTGATGCAAGATGGCGGCCAATGAACATGTTGATGTGAAGCAGATTgggttacacatacagtaccgaTCAAACGTTTCACTCATTTATAGCTGTGAGTAAACACGTTAACATTTCATTGGTATTGCAACATtagccaaacttttttttctttactcaAAATCATTTGTATGCCGTAGATGGCCAACAGCTGATTGGGTGTCAAGGACCCACTCAGCCTCAGGGTGGGAGCTCCTCCTTGAAGCAGGAGGAGCTACAGTTTCCCAACAAAAAGGGAAAACCTAAAACCTTCcttaaaaaggaagaggaggaactctggatTGCTCAGGAGGGAGGCGTgcctgtgaagactgaagaccatgaaggTAAACCAACaaagtcctcacagcttcatcacagtccaagTGATGAAGCTGTGATGAATAAAAGAGGCACATTTTCAGACAGGTAATATTTATCATACATTGATGTTCCTCTCAGCTTGTtacaacatgctaacacacaTTGTGCTAACATTTAGTCAAAAAGTACTTCTATTCTGTCTTTAATCttatttacttacattttttggaaagcatgtgtttgtcttcttgtgtcctgcagacgtcagtGAAGAACATTTTCAGCACAAGGAGCCTCAGCCCCCCCACatcaaaaaggaggaggagagacCAGAACCCATCCACagtaaagaggaagaggaggatcacagaatcagtcaggagggagagcatcttgaaggacAGGTGGAGCCTCCAGTGATTGGTGTCCCTGTGAAGAGGGAAGATGAAGACAAaggtccaagtgaggagaagagagaggtggagcctccaagcagcagctcaactcaacacatgacaatagaagctgatggagaccactgtggaggatcacaagcagacaacctcttagctttACTATCACGTAGTGACAACACAACGTcgcactctcctgacactgatgatgaagactctaaagctgatcagacatgtcacactgacaacacacacctGAAATGCTCTCAGTGCGATCAAACTTTTGAGCACATGAGAGCGCACACTGGATATAAACCATACTTCTGCTCAATGTGTGATAAAAGATACTTTGAGAAGGTACAATTGACAATACACAATAGggaaaaaccttttacctgtTCTCTATGTGGTTTAGGTTTTGAACGAAATGTGCAGTTGAAGAGACACATGGCAATAcacactgaagaaaaaccaTATACATGTTCTAACTGCAACAGAAGCTTTCGTTTCccaaaaaatcttgaaaaacacatgagaatacacactggagaaaaaacatattcatgTTCTAGCtgcagcaaatgcttttgtaacCAATCAAACCTTaaatcacacatgagaatacacactggtgagaaaccattttcctgttcagtgtgtggtacagCTTTTGGTCAAAATGGTCATTTGAAacaacacatgagaatacacactggagaaaaaccgcATTCATGTTCTAGCTGCAGCAAATGCTTTCGTAACAAAACAGACCttaaaacacacatgagaacacacactggtgagaaaccattTTCCTGTTTCGTGTGTGGTGCAAGTTTTAGTCGAAAGAGTAATTTGAAacaacacatgagaatacacactgaagaaaaaccaTATTCATGTTCTAACTGCAACAGAagctttagtttaaaaaaaaaccttgaaacACACATGCgaatacacactggtgagaaaccattTTCCTGTTCCGTGTGTGGTACAGGTTTTGCACGAAATGATCACTTGAAACAACACATGACAggacacactggtgagaaaccataTTCATGTTCTACCTGCAGCAAATGCTTTAGTAACCAAACAGACCttaaaacacacatgagaatacacactggtgagaaaccattttcctgttcagtgtgtggtacaaGTTTTGGTCGAAATAGTagtttgaaaaaacacatgataatacacactgaagaaaaaccaTATTCATGTTCTAACTGCAACAGAAGCTTTCGTTtccaaaaaaaacttgaaaCACACATGCGAATACACACCGGTGAGAAACCATTTTCCTGTTCCGTGTGTGGTACAGCTTTTGGTCACAATTGTCATTTGAAAcgacacatgagaatacacactgaacAAAAAACGTATTCATGTTCTAGCTGCAGCAAATGCTTTCGTAACGAAACAAAtctgaaaaaacacatgaaaatacacaccgataaaaaaacattttcctgttcagtgtgtggtacaaGTTTTGGTCGAAATAgtaatttgaaaaaacacatgagaatacacaccggTGAGAAACCATTTTCCTGTTCCGTGTGTGGTACAAGTTTTGCACGAAATGATCATTTGAAacaacacatgagaatacacacggAAGAAAAAACGTATTCATGTTCTATCTGCAGCGAATGCTTTCGTAACCAAACAGACCTTAATACACACCAAcgtacacactggtgagaaaccatatacctgttcagtgtgtggtaaaggttttGTGCAAAGTCATGATTTCAAAGTACACATGAGAAGGCACACCGGGGAAAAAACATATGCCTGTTCCGTCTGCGGCAAAAGCTTCTGTGAGCACTCgtaagacacatgagaacacacaccggtgagaaaacttttttttgtgtgtggcaaAGGTTTTGTACGAATTGAATTTTTGAAGGCGCACATGAAAATACACAGTGGTGACAAAGTGTTGAGTTGCggtgtgtgtgatgaaagatTCTCTCATAAGTACCAGGttaacaatcacaagtgtgctggtgagGACAGCAGCGGTAAATGAAGCTGCAGGATTTGAAGGAAACAGTCAAGACTTGGATAACGTTGACTTCCTCACAGCATCACCACATATAACGTGTGacattgttgtgtttgtaacaatatatttctaaaaatgtattttatgtactgCTTGGTAAGCGTTGGGAAGACAGTAGATGGTCATCTTAGGTGTACCACCGTTGGAAAGAGCATGACGGGTGTTTTGGCTGCGCCCATTGCTACACGTGTCGTTTCCTTAATCTTTGAGAGTTATATTTTCATGCAAAAGGAGGACAAAGTTGATGTAGGACTATATACATTAACCTGCTATTATATGCATTCTGTTCAATAAAGAAACTTAATAAATTGTCTCAAACTGTCTACGCACCAAGCATAACTTGATTTTATACTCGGCCCAGAGGTAGCAAATAACCCGCCCTGCGCCTAGCCATGCCCTGCTCGCTCACTTACTAAAATGGCCGACATTCTGCCTTTGGgtaccatctatccatccgttttctataccgctactcgcgggggcatgctggagcatatcccagctgacttcgggcaacaggtgtggtacaccctggactggtcgccagccaatcgcagggcacatatagacaaacaaccattcacactcacatatatacctatggacaatttagagtcgccatgcatgtttttgggaggaagcccacgcacacacggggagaacatgcaagctccacacagaaatgcccaagggagaatcaaacccaggttttcccaatttccagactgttactgtgttggccaacatgctaaccacgagaccaccgtCCGGCCTCCGCCATTGGGTACCATGATCTATTATTGTGTACACTTTTGACTGAGTAGGCGGTCTTTCACAGCACACTTTAACGTCTTTGCCTCGGATATGGCTTCCTCAAAATGGCCGTGTGTCAGGTAAACCTTGCTAATTTCCATTGTTAAGGCATTTAACAATTGTAACGCTTTAATTcttggttagcatccgccccggttagcgtgtttttttggCTTATGTCGAAAATTTACGGTAACGTTTAGCCACGGTTGGTGTACAATTACCAGTtaatgtacaatatggcgtgcgtctTGTTGGGTTATTAAATACACCGCCTGAGTCCAACAACAAGTTATATTTAACTTGTAACttgtttaatatttaacaaACCTGTTCTGTATAACACAACTTGATGCTTCTTGAAAACAATGTCCAATAGTTGATGTTGCTGCTTGTTGTCCTCTTTTGTtagagaaagttcctcctcggaCTCTGCTGTCGTTCTTTCGCACATTTGCACACAATCACAACAGCTGTTCTCTGCTTAACAATGTGTTGATAACTTTCACGTctccttgttagcagctagcaCGCTAAGCTAACCCGAGACTGCGTCAAAGTGCGCTGAGACTAATGTGTCCAGATACAAACAATTATTAACGATGTTTACTCTATTACACGACATATATGTGTACGTGTACGCATGGGTTAAGAACAGAAAAGTACACCCCAgtaattatgattattaacaTTGTGTAACATTAATGTCTGTTATCGGTATAACATTTGTAGCCTTTTTCCGTGATGTCCAAGTGTCTATGAACGCAGCAGCAACTTGTTCCTGGGAGGTACGTGATGCACTTGAATGCAACCTTCTTACAAAGAAACTAGCTGAGCACTGGTAGCAGTTTTGCTAGTATGAGCTTGCTTCCCATGTGGAGTATGAAGTGTCCATCCTTGGTGTGCCTTGTATGACTCAACAAAGTGAGTTTGATGATTCTTTGTTCATTAGGAGTGTTTGCTGTTGCGTGATTTATGCTGTGTCGGAAGCTAAATGAAAGCTAGTTTGTTGGATGTGGTGTGATTGGGGGTACACTTCTGAGCCATGCGCTTGTGGTTGTTTGCTAGCTGGCTTACAGACTAGCATGTTTGCTCTCACTTGTCTATCTCTTAGCATGACTtgatatgtgtactgtgcatgtttttattCGTGTCACGTGAGTGCTGTTGGGCTGCTTTACTTGGCATTGTTTATAATTGCACGTGTTCCTATTGTTTAGAACACACATACAAGCCTTTGGACACAGTCCTACTTGGACAAATCCAATTTCATGTGcactaacacacatttctaaagAGCCTATCCACCTCCATAATGAAGATGATTTAACGATTCTCTGATCGGaatctttccatggtgtcccaactgtaaaagaaccactaccccTTTCCTACAACGATGTTTACTCTCTTACACGACATATGTGTACGCATGGATTAAGAACAGAAAAGTACACTTTTCTACACCAAACGCCATCTTGCTGTTTGCTCGTCCCCATGCGTGACTTTGGAATGCTGTCACCTCTCGGTGACTTGTGGCTACCACACGATACTGGATGTAGTATCTACCCTCTCAGGAAGAAGCTACTACTTCTTTGGTAGCAGTCGTGATGGTGATGTGCTATTTTTGGCACTCACTCCGATCTACTTCACATCATGAAGAAATATTCTCACGTGTGATTGGCCGCATGGCATGTCAATCAAAGCAAAAATGTACCTCTGTCCTCACGTGAGCATAGCTGCGACTGACAGCTGAAAACTGCAAATTTTGCTATCAGTCCGacaccaagtaaatacagagcCAGCATTTCCGATACGGatataaatacgtttttaggTATTTTGTCAAGATCATTGAATAAAAATTGCATTTGATGTGTTGATCCTGATTTTAATCAGAATAAAAGATTTCACAAACAAACTTATCTGTGAACAATTTAATACTTATCGCATTGACGCCATCGATATTTGTATCGAAATTGGGGCACCAACTCTTACTGAATGGAATCGACTCTTTCGGCTCTTCTGATACACCACGAGACAGCAGTCATTTGAAGGTTCTCGGGCTAGCTTAGCTTGTTAGCTGCTAAACAAAGAGACACGGAAGTTATCAACACATCGCTTCGCAGACATGAAGTATGACTGTAACGTGTTGTGCTtgtgtaaaaatatgtaaagtACAAATGCTATGAGAGCGTGGGTGAATCCGCGACTAACTGCGGCTGTTGATGAAATATTTGTTGTGACGAAGCCATCGCCATCTTGTGTCAGGAGGCACTGTTGAAGCTTCATGTGCACACGAAACCACCCACTGGCCAGGTGTATAATCACAGGCAGCTGTATTTTAACCACCTAATGTGTGAGGCAATGACTTTTTTAGTCTGTTATAGCTTCCGGTGGTGACTAtgaattacaaaaatatgacaatcaATTCTCTACACGAATTTTCAAATACGTGTATAATATATTTGTAATGTATTCTGTGACCGGTAGGTGGTGCTAATGCACCTAATACCTGTAGCTGGTCTGCCaccgccaataaaaaacaaggagGAAGAAGCTAAACGCGGAAGTTGACAGACATGATCATGGAATGGattcaaaagcacaaaagagtTATAAAGAAAAGACAAACAGCGACCGCTGACTTCATTTCTGTGTGATTTAAAGCACAATGGCGTCGGGTGAGGAAGAACTGTCTCGAACAAGAGAGGAGTACGAGCGAGAACAGCTGGAGGTTTGCTCGACTAACATTTTCCTTCACAgtcaaggtatgttgacatgTTGTGTTTAATAATTTAACACGACTCCCCTGGTTAATATAAGGAATCAAGAGGACTGCATGAACGAGTTATGTTAAGCAgtattatactgtaaatatctgATGCAAGATGGCGGCCAATGAACATGTTGATGTGAAGCAGATTgggttacacatacagtaccgaTCAAACGATTCACTCGTTTATAGCTGTGAGTAAACACGTTCAAATTTCATTGGTATTGCAACTTtaaccaaacttttttttttctttactcaAAATCATTTGTATCCCATAAGACGGCCAGCAACTGATTGGGCGTCAAGGACCCACTCAGCCTCAGGGTGGGAGTTCCTCCTTGAAGCTGGAGGAGCTACAGTTTCCCAACATTAAaagggaagaggaggaactctggatTGCTCAGGAGGGAGGCGTgcctgtgaagactgaagaacATGAAGGTAAACCACCGAAGTcatcacagcttcatcacagtccaagTGATGAAGCTGTGATGAATAAAAGAGGCACACTTTCACACAGGTAATATTTATCATACATTGATGTTCCTCTCAGCTTGTTACAACATGTTAACACACATTGTGCTAACATTTAGTCAAAAAGTACTTCTATTCTCTTTTTAATCttatttacttacatttttgtaaagcatgtgtttgtcttcttgtgtcctgcagacgtcagtGAAGAACATCTTCAGCACAAGGAGCCTCAGCCCCCCCACATCAAAAAGGAGGAGAGACCAGAACCCATCCACagtaaagaggaagaggaggatcacaGAATCAGTCaagagggagagcatcttgaaggacAGGTGGAGCCTCCAGTGATTGGTGTCCCTGTGAAGAGGGAAGATGAAGACAAAGGTCCAAGtgaggaggagaagagagaggtggagcctccaagcagaagctcaactcaacacatgacaatagaagctgatggagaccactgtggaggatcacaagcagacaacctcttagctttACTATCAGGTAGTGACAACACAaagtcacactctcctgacactgatgatgaagactctaaagctgatcagacatgtcacactgacaacacacacttgaAATGCTCTCAATGTGATCAAACTTTTGAGCACATGGGAGCGCACACTGGAGATAAACCATACTTCTGCTCAATGTGTGATAAAAGATACTTTGAGAAGGTACAATTGACAATACACAATAGggaaaaaccttttacctgtTCTCTATGTGGGATAGGCTTTGGACGAAATGAgcatttgaaaagacacatgagaacacacccTGGTGAGAAACcattttcctgttcagtgtgtggtacaaGTTTTGCTCGAAAGAGTAATTTGAAACAACACATGGGAATAcacactgaagaaaaaccaTATTCATGTTCTAACTGCAACAGaagctttcatttaaaaaaaaaccttgaaacACACATGCGAATACACACCGGTGAGAAACCATTTTCCTGTTCCGTGTGTGGTACAGGTTTTGCACGAAATGATCAGTTGAAACAACACATGAcaatacacactggtgagaaaccataTTCATGTTCTAGCTGCAGCAAATGCTTTCGTAGCCAAACACACctgaaaaaacacatgagaatacacactggtaaaaaagcattttcctgttcagtgtgtggtacaaATTTTGGTCAAAATAGTAATTTGAAacaacacatgagaatacacactgaagaaaaaacatattcatgTTCTAACTGCAACAGAAGCTTTCGTTTCCAAAAAAACCTTGTAGCACACATGCgaatacacactggtgagaaaccattTTCCTGTTCCGTGTGTGGTACAGGTTTCGGTCGAAATGGTcatttgaaaatacacatgagaatacacactggagaaaaaccatattcaTGTTCTAGCTGCAGCAAATGCTTTCGTAACCAAACAGACCTTAAAACACACATGCgaatacacactggtgagaaaccattTTCCTGTTCCGTGTGTGGTACAAGTTTTGGTCGAAATGGTAATTTGAAacaacacatgagaatacacactcaAGAAAAACCGTATTCTTGTTCTAGCTGCAGCAAATGCTTTCGTAACCAAACAGACCtcaaaacacacatgagaatacacactgatGAGAAACCATatacctgttcagtgtgtggcaaAGGTTTTATGCAAAGTCATGATTTCAAAGTACACATGAGAAGGCACACCGGGGAAAAACCATATGCCTGTTCCGTCTGCAACAAAAGCTTTTGTGAGCGAACAGCACTTGCAAGACATGTGAGAacacacaccggagagaaaccttttaactgttcagtgtgtggtaaaggttttGTGCAAAGTCATGATTTTAAAGTACACATGAGAAGGCACACCGGGGAAAAACCATATGCCTGTTCCGTCTGCGGCAAAAGCTTCTGCGAGCGAAAAGCACTCgtaagacacatgagaacacacaccggtgagaaaacttttttttgttcagtgtgtggCAAAGGTTTTGTACGAATTGTATTTTTGAAGGCGCACATGAAAATACACAGTGGTGACAAAGTGTTGAGTTGCggtgtgtgtgatgaaagatTCTCTCATAAGTACCAGGttaacaatcacaagtgtgctggtgagGACAGCAGCGGTAAATGAAGCTGCAGGATTTGAAGGAAACCGTCAAGACTTGGATAACGTTGACTTCCTGACAACATCACCACATATAACGTGTGacattgttgtgtttgtaaaaatgtatttaatatgcTGCTTGGTAAGCATTGGGAAGACAGTAGATGGTCATCTTAGGTGTACCACCGTTGGAAAGAGCATGACGGGTGTTTTGGCTGCGCCCTTTGCTACGTTTCCTTAATCTTTAAGAGTTATATTTTCATGCAAAAGGAGGACAAAGTTGATGTAGGACTACATACATTAACCTGCTATTATATGCATTCTGTTCAATAAAGAAACTTAAATTGACTCAAACTGTCTACGCACCAAGCATAACTTGATTTTATACTCGGCCCAGAGGTAGCAAATAATCCAGGCTGCGCCTAGCCATGCCCTGCTCGCTCACTTACTAAAATGGCCGACGTTCTGCCATTGGGTACCATGATCTATTATTGCATACACTTTTGACTGAGTAGGCGGTCTTTCACAGCACACTTTAACGTCTTTGCCTCGGATATGACACGGGCACcgttgaggactacaaaaaggccagatatgaccagaggaggtccatacgagagaccaaaagacagtacagacagaagctggggggctactattccacctcagaccctcggcgcatgtgggcagggcttcagcacatcacagagtatCGACAGCGGCATAGCGTGGCCACATCttgccaaaccacacttccagatgaccTGAATGAGTTTTACGTCcgccctccctctgtaactgggtgtttaactttctcacaggcagaccccagtcagtcagagtccacaattgcacatccagctcaagaattgtgagcactgggaccccagaggggtgtgtgctgagtccgctcctctacacgctcttcacctacgattgcgtggcctcccacaacaacaccagcatcattatatttgcggatgacactacagtcatcggtctgatcactggtggtgttgaaacatcatacagaagagaggtggcggacctcatagcttggtgtcgtgataacaatctccttctcaatacagataagactaaagagatgatcattgacccaagaacaagggaaaaggaaccgcatagacccctgtttattgataagactgaggtggagagggtgaacaGTTGCACCACaagcctctgcttttcttttgatcacggctgcaaaacaacccacACTGCAGccagagaaagttgcaagtgccaacattttgttggccacccgcaagaagatgAAAATGCAACGCCACCATGCAGACACGTCCGCGGCGTAGTGTGGTGAAGtcagtttcacgttggacgtcggatattcggcttcgtagctacagcggtagttccccctcgcTGTGCCcgcactgctgtgtcattgtgtggggagcttgcacgggaagtgTTTTGATACTTaccctcctgactgatgctgtaatcctcctcctcctcctctttaatgtaggggggctgtggctcctccgcTTCCTGTTTAATGTGAAGGTGACGTGACTCCTTCTGTCCCTCTTTaaaatggggagaaaaaaagaaaagtagttTTTGACTGACAGTGTTAaaagaattttattttttgttttctcctgtgtgttctgttaaaagtgtgtaaacaacaataaaaccaGAAAAAAGTGTTGCCAACTTTGGTTGGTTGTTGAAAGATGATTGACAATAACCGCTCAGTGATGCAGGTTGGTCCGCATCAGGTGGTAAAATTAGCTATGAAGCTACCAATACAATTGACTgcaatgtaaaatatcaaaacagTGCATTGGTGACTGTGTGAGCTTTGGGCTGATATATGTTGATACTCATTGTTACAAACTCGACTAACACAGACAGAAACGGTCTTGTtttcatgaataaaatatacGAACAAAGCAGTGCAGCATCCTCACAAAACAAAGCACCCTCCTATCGACAGTCACCCTTGAGGAATATAGctaataattaaatataaagttAGTAAACATGTGAGAGGAAGAATGAAACAAACCTGTTCTGTGTAACACAACTTGATGCTTCCTGAAAACAATGTCCAATAGTTGATGTTGCCGCTTGTTGTCTTCTTTTGTTGGACAAAGTTCATCCTCGgactctgctatcgttctttcgcACATTTTCAACAATCACAACGGCTGTTCTCTGCTTAACAATGTGTTGATAACTTCCAcgtctctttgttagcagctagcaCGCTAAGCTAACCCGAGACTGCGTCAAAGTGCGCTGAGACTAATGTGTCCGGATACAAACAATTATTAACGATGTTTACTCTATTACACGACATAGGCTACATGTGAACGTGTACGCATGggttaaaaacagaaaacacaccgcagtaattattattattaacgattGTCCGAAAGTCTATTTGTGTATCATTGGTGTCTGTTATCGGTAGAACATTTGTAGCCTTTTTCCGTGATGTCCAAGTGTCTATGAACGCAGCAGCAACTTGTTCCTGAGAGGTACGTGATGCACTTGAATGCAACCTTCTTTCAAAGGAACTAGCTGATCACTGGTAGCAGTTTTGCTAGTATGAGCTTGCTTCTCATGCGGAGTATGAAGTGTCCATCCTTGGTGTGTGTTGTATGACTCAACAAGGTGAGTTTGATGATTGTCAAGAATCCTACAGTAAcaagggactttttttttttaggaaagaCTGGGTCCTGGGCATGACCGTAAAAGGCATCCGGTGATGAGGTCATGCAAGTGACTTGAGGAGAGTGACGCTACCTCTTAATCATCACACGCGTCCAGGTAAATTCTGGCCGGAATGTTAGCACCTGTCTAGGGACCCAGCCAGGGGTGACTGGCGAGGATAGGAGTTAGGGGTAACTAATTGCTTTCATGTACGACATGTATGCCTGTTGATTATGACGCCATAAATACCATTGtcattatttaatatataaaagaCATGGATGGTTAATATGAGCAGACATAGGAGGGTTGCATGGCATAAAGGAGGGACACTATAGTACGATTGTGCTTATGGCTATGCAATTAAGTATTATTAAGACCTCGCCTTGAGAAAGGAGTATATGTTCATAGtaatatgtacatata encodes:
- the LOC129173746 gene encoding uncharacterized protein LOC129173746 isoform X3, whose translation is MTLLPVWSMTQQDGQQLIGCQGPTQPQGGSSSLKQEELQFPNKKGKPKTFLKKEEEELWIAQEGGVPVKTEDHEGKPTKSSQLHHSPSDEAVMNKRGTFSDRRQ
- the LOC129173746 gene encoding gastrula zinc finger protein XlCGF57.1-like isoform X2 — translated: MTLLPVWSMTQQDVSEEHFQHKEPQPPHIKKEEERPEPIHSKEEEEDHRISQEGEHLEGQVEPPVIGVPVKREDEDKGPSEEKREVEPPSSSSTQHMTIEADGDHCGGSQADNLLALLSRSDNTTSHSPDTDDEDSKADQTCHTDNTHLKCSQCDQTFEHMRAHTGYKPYFCSMCDKRYFEKVQLTIHNREKPFTCSLCGLGFERNVQLKRHMAIHTEEKPYTCSNCNRSFRFPKNLEKHMRIHTGEKTYSCSSCSKCFCNQSNLKSHMRIHTGEKPFSCSVCGTAFGQNGHLKQHMRIHTGEKPHSCSSCSKCFRNKTDLKTHMRTHTGEKPFSCFVCGASFSRKSNLKQHMRIHTEEKPYSCSNCNRSFSLKKNLETHMRIHTGEKPFSCSVCGTGFARNDHLKQHMTGHTGEKPYSCSTCSKCFSNQTDLKTHMRIHTGEKPFSCSVCGTSFGRNSSLKKHMIIHTEEKPYSCSNCNRSFRFQKKLETHMRIHTGEKPFSCSVCGTAFGHNCHLKRHMRIHTEQKTYSCSSCSKCFRNETNLKKHMKIHTDKKTFSCSVCGTSFGRNSNLKKHMRIHTGEKPFSCSVCGTSFARNDHLKQHMRIHTEEKTYSCSICSECFRNQTDLNTHQRTHW
- the LOC129173746 gene encoding zinc finger protein 260-like isoform X1 is translated as MTLLPVWSMTQQDGQQLIGCQGPTQPQGGSSSLKQEELQFPNKKGKPKTFLKKEEEELWIAQEGGVPVKTEDHEDVSEEHFQHKEPQPPHIKKEEERPEPIHSKEEEEDHRISQEGEHLEGQVEPPVIGVPVKREDEDKGPSEEKREVEPPSSSSTQHMTIEADGDHCGGSQADNLLALLSRSDNTTSHSPDTDDEDSKADQTCHTDNTHLKCSQCDQTFEHMRAHTGYKPYFCSMCDKRYFEKVQLTIHNREKPFTCSLCGLGFERNVQLKRHMAIHTEEKPYTCSNCNRSFRFPKNLEKHMRIHTGEKTYSCSSCSKCFCNQSNLKSHMRIHTGEKPFSCSVCGTAFGQNGHLKQHMRIHTGEKPHSCSSCSKCFRNKTDLKTHMRTHTGEKPFSCFVCGASFSRKSNLKQHMRIHTEEKPYSCSNCNRSFSLKKNLETHMRIHTGEKPFSCSVCGTGFARNDHLKQHMTGHTGEKPYSCSTCSKCFSNQTDLKTHMRIHTGEKPFSCSVCGTSFGRNSSLKKHMIIHTEEKPYSCSNCNRSFRFQKKLETHMRIHTGEKPFSCSVCGTAFGHNCHLKRHMRIHTEQKTYSCSSCSKCFRNETNLKKHMKIHTDKKTFSCSVCGTSFGRNSNLKKHMRIHTGEKPFSCSVCGTSFARNDHLKQHMRIHTEEKTYSCSICSECFRNQTDLNTHQRTHW